A window of the Fulvia fulva chromosome 3, complete sequence genome harbors these coding sequences:
- a CDS encoding Zinc finger protein klf1 has protein sequence MIMSGVPGSKAMNKAAEQRPGSSNDGTVDDAEHEVDDVSENKPKKKRRIIKTTDKKYECPTKGCGKSYSRAEHLYRHQLNHTPKRHYNCDFPGCDRYFVRADLCARHRERHTAKGSHLQRKDAFMNSQRTAAANSDGTSPEFGLKASAAASIVSPVDSAHPRQQQSSSQAGTYLPPTAQQVQPYRPNGEQHHDQVPMPSLPPLQTEPGVGAQLNGAPYSAYQNRYPGSGQMMPPPTSPATTRRYSMDGQQERPVSMQNGYGQVQQQQQLPLHPPPMSSPAQGNQMYAQPSYPSTAGQPLVSAMNGGYTQLPSLPAFQLPQSYSGPGGPGPGTAMSPPAMSGASQYDIPPSSIGSMADFNNFDQFPSGYAMAVFGGDGFNHSPQPGMGDAHFIQQLFETGNFSMMEEPSPPGDQMVYQSQLPGAPLPKFEPPTVVDEQSSKPENWEENISPTINGMDLSMRECIVTEKKQARLIAMVRSFDDVERLPGRKCKEDILAGDTDDDNHPLSVNMLKTYITSYWLHTHQQMPIMHRPTFNPETCPDLLLLAMSCLGACCLERTHAAELIKNCAELAFFCAHHIRWEVFKDAEFRPTAKLWTFQTMLLLELFEKMYSTRDLHERAHIHHATTLTVMRRGSSLIGRAVIETPSGSGAAPAISGQDPTRTPPGPEGTVNTSGVNTPDAWWNRWITVEATKRVAFAAFIIDSTHATLFGHAAVMSPHDIRLQLPCDEALWSATSSAEVRRTEASLLANGIKPTMFMEGLKKCLAGQKVRTPNVFNRVILMAGLLNYCWQLSQRDESVKSLGVGTGNSKGWQSTLRAAFDHWRNDFDESLSSSTNDSNDYLPVSQSENKSRCHKDHRDNVFESNTCLHSLAHMAMHIAIVDCEMFAGAPRSLGREVTDADRAIVRRNMCERWAPSATARDAVFHALRFLCEVLLPQPEVDEEGNVKQNGMPPPLRFTYSARDDYLLNRPWILYYAVMIVWSYGYALDGPLTHSYNQLNTRESQILDMHHYLTRVGGVARPDDLESLRDRNSCLGLLILLRECFSQPRWELMHEAGDMLQRCIDHLLPQSGSNHSQVRA, from the exons ATGATCATGTCGGGCGTTCCAGGATCGAAAGCTATGAACAAAGCGGCGGAACAGCGTCCCGGCAGCAGCAACGATGGGACTGTGGACGACGCCGAGCACGAGGTGGACGACGTGTCCGAGAACAAGCCCAAGAAGAAGCGCCGCATCATCAAGACGACGGACAAGAAGTACGAATGTCCGACGAAGGGCTGCGGCAAGTCGTACTCGCGCGCAGAACATTTGTACCGACATCAGCTGAACC ACACGCCCAAGCGCCACTATAATTGCGACTTCCCCGGATGCGACCGGTACTTTGTTCGCGCAGACCTCTGTGCGCGGCACAGGGAACGACACACGGCCAAGGGTTCTCACCTCCAACGCAAGGATGCCTTTATGAACAGCCAGCGCACGGCTGCCGCGAACTCAGACGGAACATCACCCGAGTTTGGACTGAAAGCGTCGGCTGCCGCGTCGATAGTGTCCCCGGTCGACTCTGCTCACCCACGGCAGCAACAGTCGAGCTCGCAAGCAGGAACGTACCTGCCGCCGACTGCGCAACAGGTGCAGCCGTACAGGCCGAACGGTGAGCAGCATCATGACCAAGTCCCAATGCCCAGTCTGCCTCCGCTACAGACCGAGCCTGGAGTCGGTGCTCAGCTCAACGGCGCGCCTTACAGCGCGTATCAGAATCGCTACCCTGGATCCGGACAGATGATGCCGCCTCCAACATCGCCGGCAACGACGAGGCGTTATAGCATGGACGGACAGCAGGAGCGACCGGTATCAATGCAAAACGGTTACGGTCAGgtgcagcagcagcagcaattGCCACTTCACCCACCACCTATGTCATCCCCTGCGCAGGGTAACCAAATGTACGCTCAGCCGTCGTACCCTTCGACTGCTGGTCAACCGCTCGTATCTGCCATGAACGGCGGCTACACCCAGCTGCCTTCTCTGCCCGCTTTCCAGCTACCACAGAGTTATAGCGGCCCAGGTGGTCCCGGTCCAGGAACGGCAATGTCGCCTCCAGCAATGAGCGGTGCCAGTCAATATGACATTCCGCCATCGAGCATTGGCAGCATGGCTGACTTCAATAACTTCGACCAATTTCCCTCCGGATATGCCATGGCGGTGTTTGGCGGCGATGGCTTTAACCATTCGCCGCAACCTGGAATGGGCGACGCCCACTTTATTCAACAACTCTTCGAAACCGGCAACTTCAGCATGATGGAGGAACCCTCGCCGCCTGGGGACCAAATGGTGTATCAGTCGCAGCTACCTGGGGCGCCGCTGCCAAAGTTTGAGCCTCCAACGGTTGTTGATGAGCAGTCATCGAAGCCCGAGAATTGGGAGGAGAATATATCTCCGACGATCAACGGCATGGACCTGAGTATGCGAGAGTGCATTGTCACGGAAAAGAAGCAAGCGCGCCTCATCGCAATGGTCAGATCATTCGACGATGTTGAAAGATTGCCCGGACGCAAGTGTAAGGAAGACATCCTGGCTGGCGACACAGACGATGACAACCATCCACTGAGTGTCAACATGCTGAAGACGTACATAACCAGCTACTGGCTGCACACTCATCAGCAGATGCCTATCATGCATCGACCGACTTTTAACCCGGAGACCTGCCCGGATCTCTTACTTCTGGCTATGTCGTGTCTGGGAGCATGTTGCTTGGAGCGCACCCATGCTGCCGAACTCATCAAGAACTGCGCGGAGCTTGCATTCTTCTGTGCGCATCATATACGATGGGAAGTGTTCAAAGACGCGGAGTTCAGGCCCACAGCAAAGCTGTGGACATTCCAGACTATGCTGTTGCTTGAACTTTTCGAGAAGATGTACAGCACTCGAGATTTGCACGAAAGGGCGCACATTCACCATGCGACTACCCTTACGGTCATGCGAAGAGGGTCGTCACTGATTGGTCGAGCTGTGATCGAGACCCCTTCTGGCTCGGGTGCTGCGCCAGCGATCAGTGGACAAGACCCTACCAGAACGCCACCTGGACCAGAAGGCACTGTCAACACTAGCGGTGTCAACACGCCTGATGCGTGGTGGAATCGATGGATTACAGTCGAGGCAACAAAGCGAGTCGCTTTCGCAGCGTTCATCATCGATTCGACACACGCGACGCTATTCGGGCATGCCGCCGTGATGTCGCCGCATGACATCCGACTCCAGCTTCCATGTGACGAGGCTCTGTGGTCCGCTACTAGTAGTGCAGAAGTTCGAAGGACCGAGGCCAGCCTGCTCGCAAATGGCATCAAACCAACAATGTTCATGGAAGGGCTGAAGAAGTGCCTTGCTGGACAGAAAGTCCGAACCCCCAATGTCTTTAACCGTGTCATCCTCATGGCTGGCTTACTCAATTACTGCTGGCAACTGAGCCAGCGTGACGAGTCAGTAAAATCCTTGGGCGTTGGGACTGGCAATTCTAAGGGGTGGCAATCGACCTTGAGGGCTGCCTTTGACCACTGGCGCAATGACTTTGACGAAAGCTTGAGCTCGAGCACGAATGACTCGAACGATTACTTACCGGTCTCGCAGTCCGAGAACAAATCAAGATGCCACAAGGACCACCGCGATAACGTCTTCGAGTCAAACACTTGTCTGCACAGTCTAGCGCATATGGCTATGCACATCGCAATTGTGGACTGCGAGATGTTTGCGGGCGCACCACGCTCTCTAGGCCGAGAAGTAACGGACGCTGATCGGGCGATTGTGCGACGGAACATGTGTGAGCGGTGGGCACCGAGCGCAACAGCCCGAGACGCAGTTTTCCACGCGTTGCGCTTCCTGTGCGAGGTACTCCTCCCTCAGCCCGAAGTGGACGAAGAGGGCAATGTGAAGCAGAATGGAATGCCGCCGCCACTGCGCTTCACTTACAGCGCGAGGGACGATTACTTACTCAACAGACCCTGGATCTTGTACTACGCCGTCATGATCGTATGGTCTTACGGCTACGCTCTGGATGGACCCCTGACGCATTCTTATAACCAACTTAACACCCGCGAGAGTCAGATCTTGGACATGCACCATTACCTTACCCGGGTAGGCGGCGTTGCGAGGCCCGATGATTTGGAGAGTCTGAGAGATCGTAATTCGTG